The genomic DNA GCCAGTAATAACCGCTCGGTCGTCTTACTGCGGTGACTCGACCAGTTCCGCCTTATCGGTTGCGTAGAGATTCCACAATGCGTCGAGTCGCGCGGCGATCTCGGTTTCGTTGCCAACGATCAACCAGTAGCGGTATCGATAGATCGATTTGGGGCCCATCAGGACTCGCGAGACCGGCGCGACATGCATGCAGGGGCCAGCCGTCGGGTCGTCGCTGAGTCCCGCGGCATGCGGTCCAAAATTCCAGTGCTCCGTTGCGCTGGGTGAAAACAGTGCAACACCCTGCCCGGAGGCTTCGAACATCGCCATCGCTTGCCTTGGCGGCGACGCCTTGCCCCAAGGAGGCCCTGGACGTTGATGCTCGGGGCGCCATTTTCCCGATCCCAGATAGCTTCGCACGTCAGCGAAGTTGCGAGTGAAGTAGCAAGCGGGGACCTCCTGCGGGTTCATTCTCGCGGCGCCCCAGCGATCCCCTTCGCGACGCATCGCCTGGAACTCGCATCGCACGCGGACGACGCCTGGCATGTTGGATTCCATCGTCGTCCACTGCCGCATCACCGCTTCAGCCTCTTCGTCGGCCATGTCCCACAGCTTGGGAATGGTTTCGGAATACAACGCATCCTCACGTTTTTCAAACACCGTCACGCGTGCCCAACTACCCTGCCCTTTCACGCTGCCAACGCCCCCTCCCTGGATCGGATTCCAGGACCACGGACTCCATGACTTGTGCTGCCCATCTGCAGTGCGGTCGATCACTCGGCCAGCGTAATACGATTGTTGGATCAGCCGTCCCGGATCGGCAATGTTGACGAGGTTGCGAGGATAACCAGCGGACGACAGCCACGTGATTGCAGCTCCTTTCTCGCGATCGATACCCACTTTGATCGATCCGTTGTCGATCGTGATCAAATCCTCCGCGATCGCTGCCTGTATGTTGGCGCTGCAGACAATGAGCAGAGTAATCCAAGTTTGCACGCGAGTTCGTTTCAGGAGATTCATGGTGGGATCCGCTTGCGCGTTAGTTGTTTGTTCTGCGGAGATTGTATTTCGAATCGCTGGGGATTTCGCGGCGTGGAGCGGTTGCTTTCGGCAGGCCTTCAGCAAGGCGAGCTTTCGTTTCTGCATGCGCCTCCGACGAGGCGAGGTTTGTGAATTCGTTCGGGTCGTTTTCCAAATCGTACAGTTCTTCAAAACCATCGTCGTAGCGGATGTAGCGGTAGCGTTCATCGGAGACCGCATGCGACGGTTCGGGCCCAAAGGCGTACGACGTCAGCGACAACCGATCTCGCTTCCGCCCCGGATCTTTTAATTGCGGAACCAGCGATCGACCATCGCACTGCGACGGGATCGGCAAACCAGCCAGCTCGCAAAGCGTGGGGTAGAGGTCGGTGAGCGTCGCCGGTTGGCGAGTCGCTTGGCCATCAGCACTCACTCCCGGGGCGTGGATAAACATCGGCACGCGGGTCGTTTGATCCCACAGGCAAAATTTTTCCCAGTTCTGTTTTTCGCCGATGTGGAATCCGTGATCGCTCCAGAGGACGACGATCGTATTCTCTTTGATCGGCGAAGCATCCAGAGCATCGAGCAACCGCCCGAGCTGATGATCGGTGTAGCTGATGCTGGCCAGATAGCCTTGCATCATCTTGCGCCACAATCGATTCTTCACCACCCAACGATGCCATGATTGCCGCTCGGGAACTCGGGCATCGTCGAGATCATTGTCCAGCGTGGTCGGTAGCGTGATCTGATCGATCGGGTGCATGTCGAAGTATTTTTTAGGGACTTCAAACGGGATGTGAGGACGAAACAATCCCACCGCCAGGAAGAGAGGTTTGTCGTGTTTCGCATTCAGTTGTTCGGCGGCCCAATCGACAACCATGTGGTCGCCGGTTTGTGTATCGGGAACCAACAGCGGTTGCGCCCCAAACAGATTGCGGCCGCCAACGGGGCGTCCAGGCGAGATCCCCGCTCGCGCGTCGGGGATGATCCGTGGCCGCGGCCAGTCGGCGGAGATCGGATCCAGAGGATCGCCGCGGTAGGCGTCCCAGGCGTCGGGATCGTTCTGCGAATCGCCGCGAGTCCACTGCAACGTGTGAAAGATCTTTCCGCCGCCGGCCGCATGGTATCCGTGATTGCGGAAGTGTTGGGATAAGACGACCGCATCTTTCAGGGCTGGAGACTCGTCTCGCCATCGCGGCCCGTGTGCGCCAAACAGGTTGTTGTAAAGACCCGACGTAATCGGATGCACTCCGGTCATCGTGGCGACGCGCGACGCATGGCAAACCGGAGCCGCGCAGTGCGCGTTGGCAAACGTCACGCTCCGTTTGGCAAGCCGTTCGAAATTGGGAGTCTTCACGCCCACCTGGTTGTCCAGTGGCGAAATGTAATCGTTCAGATCGTCGATCGCGATGAACAACACGTTCGGCTTGGGCAGATCGGCGGCTTGCGCAGCGACCGAAGTCGCCAGCGCCACGCAAATGTAAATGGCGACCCGTTTCATCTCTTGATTCAGTCCTGGCTTTTCCTGGTTTGCGATTCACTATCCAGCACGCGTTCGACTCCCGACAGACGATTCTACGGGGTGAAGCGATGTAGCACGTGGCCCGCCCGATCGGTCAGGCGGATGTTCGAGATCTGGATTTTACCAGCTGCTGTCGACGGATCGATGCGGACCGCGTCGATGGGACTGCTCGGCGTGAACTCAACAGCATACTCGTGCGTTTCCCCATCATACTCGGGTTCAAACGTCACGCTTCTCGCTGCCAGGAAGGGCGGGCGGACACTCTGTTCACGCCAGAAGATTTGCCCGTGGCCGTTGGAGTTCGATCGCATGGCAAAGCGAAGTGTCAACGGTTGTTGTGAGACCGGTTTGGGCAAGCCGTAGATCATATAAGGATCGCCGCCATCGCTGGTGAGAACCAATGCGTCGCCGTCACGTTTCAGCGTGCAGGTGCCATCGGGCTGCCAGCCTGCGACCGGCTTGCCGCGTGGCTTGGCTGATTTCTTCGCCGGCTTTGCGGCTGTATTCTTCAGCTTGCCCATCCCTTCCAGATCGGGCCGGTACTTGGCCGGATCAAATCTGCGGTTGGGTTGCGGGCGAACCGCATTGGTGTCGACCAAAAACGCTTCGATCAACGCATCCATCTGTTGCACCCGCTCGGGATGTTTTGCCGACAGATCGTGCTGTTCGCCGATGTCCTCCGCAAGATGGAACAGTTTGTAGCGATGTTTTCCCTCTTCACCGCTGTGGAAAATGCGGATCAGTTTCCAATCGTTCTGGTGGACGCTGACCGCAGGAGGCATCCATTCGGGGACCGGAGGACTGTGAGGGAAGTAGGTGAAGATCGCGTCGCGATCGAGCGATTCGCCCTGCAGTGCCGGAACGATGCTGATTCCGTCAAACATTTGATCGGACTGTTTTTCGATCGATAGCATCTCCAGCAGCGTCGGGTAGAAGTCGCTGCTCTGGATCACTTCGTCGCTGCGCGAGCTGGCCGCGACAACGCCGGGCTGCACCACGATCGCCGGCCCGCGGATGCCGCCTTCGTACATCGTCGCTTTGCCACCACGCAGCGGCGCGTTGCTGGTCGCCGTCGTGCCGTCGACTTGGTTGTACATGTTTCCGCCGTTATCCGACGCGAAGATGATGATCGTGTTGTCGGCGATCTTCAGACGATCCAACGTGTCCAAAAGCGTGCCGACGGCATCGTCCATGCTCTCGATCATCGCAGCGTAGGTGGGACTTCGCTGAGGATCTTCGGGATCGATTTGTTTTGCGTATCGATCGATCAACGCCTGTTTCGCGTCAAACGGAGCGTGCACGCTGAACATCCAATAGTTCAAGAAGAACGGTTGCCCTTGGTTCTGTTCCAAAAACGTCACCGCTTCGGAGGCCATCCGATCTTCGATGTGTTCATCGGGTGTCTGCGGATCGAAATCAGGATACCGCCAGGGAGCGACGTAACTGCCGGCGGGACCGGGACCAGCCCAGTGCGGCACATCGATGTCGAAGCCATGTTCAAGAGGCGAATAGGGAGCGCTGCCGAGATGCCATTTCCCGAAGTGGGCGGTGGCGTAACCGTTGTCTTTGAACATCTCCGCAAGCGTGTAGTAGCTGATCTTTAGACGCGAGACCGAATTGGGAGACGTCGCCTTCAGATGAGGCGGGCCGGTCGAAGTCGCTTCAGCCGCGAGGATCACCTTTGGCAAATGGCAATTGGGCGTCGTGATCCCGGTCCGCGCCGGACTCCGTCCTGTCAGGATGCTGGCTCGCGTTGGCGAACAGAGCGGACTGGAGGAATAGGCGCGAGTGAACGTCATCCCGCGAGCCGCCAGTCGCTCGATATTTGGCGTCTTGTAGAACTTGGTGGTTCCAAAGAGCGTCGTGTCGCTCCAACCCAGATCGTCCGCCAGAATGAAAACGACATTCGGTTTCGCCGCCAACAGATCGCCGCCCGCGTAGAGCGCTCCGCCAGCAAGGCAAGCAAGAAATAGCAACGAAGGGAGCGGTCGCTTGTTTGAGATCACGACAGGTTGGCCTCCGGAGGTAAGGACGGGGGAGCATGAATTGGCGAAGCGGAGCCGCCTTGCGGTTCTAGTATGTCGCGGCAGCGTGTCTTCTCCCAGACATTTCAGCGAGAAAAGGTCGCCAGTTTTCGCGAAGCGACGCGCGTGGAAGGCCTCTTCAAGGGCAATGCGTTTTGGCAAAGAAGGCGCAGTGCTGGAAGTGGATCGGGGGTTGAGGCCGTTGGCTGACGCCGATTTGCCGCAGGAGAGCGCCGGAGTCGGTGCAGCTGTCCCTCGGGGCCTCTTGAGCGAGGGGACCTTTGAGCGGAGTCATAAAGGCGCTGTTCATGACGCCGCGATGCGTCGCCGAGGAGGTGCAATCTTTTGGATAATTATCGCGACTGGCTTACGAGAGGCCCAGGACGTCGAACATCGAGTAGAGGCCTGGTGGGCGACCTTGGATCCAGCGGGCTGCCGCGAGGGCCCCCGAGGCGTAACAGTCGCGGTTGCTCGATGCGACGCGCAGTTCAAGCGTCTCGCCAAGCATGCCGTAGACGATCGTGTGTTCGCCCGTATTGTCGCCGACACGGACCGCGTGGTAACCGATCTCGTGACGCGAGCGTTGCCCGGTCTCGCCTTCGCGGCCATGGACGTGCTTCGTTTCGCCATCCATTTGGCCCGCGATCAGTTCACCAAACTTCAGCGCCGTGCCGCTTGGCGCGTCGACCTTGTACCGGTGGTGTCGTTCAATGATCTCGATGTCAACGCCGCCCGGGACGTTCTTTAAAGCTGCTGCAGCCTGCTCGGCCAGCTTCATCGTTAGGTTCACCGCGAGGCTCATGCTGGGAGCCCACACAATCGGGATCTGTTTGACCGCTTCTTCAATCGCCGCTTGTGTTTCGTCGGACAGTCCTGTTGTGGCGATCACCAGCGGCGTTTTCGACTGCAGGCAACTGGCGACCGCGCTGCCAACAGCGATCGGTAGTGAGAAATCGATCGCTGCATCGCATTCCTCTGGCCAAGTCGCCGACAACGGAACTTGATTGGGATCGCAACCTGCCAAGCCGCCCGAGTCCTGTCCGAGCAGCGGGTGCTGCTGGTGGTCGATTGCGGCGATCACTTGGAACGCTTCGTCGGCGGTGGCAAGCGCAACAACGCGGCGTCCCATACGCCCTGCGGCACCGTGAACGGCAAGCTGAATTGGCGGCGAACTGGTCATAGGAAGTCAATCAACGGGCTGCGCGTCAGCGCCCATCGATCGAGCAGGCCGATGCG from Rosistilla carotiformis includes the following:
- a CDS encoding sulfatase, whose protein sequence is MKRVAIYICVALATSVAAQAADLPKPNVLFIAIDDLNDYISPLDNQVGVKTPNFERLAKRSVTFANAHCAAPVCHASRVATMTGVHPITSGLYNNLFGAHGPRWRDESPALKDAVVLSQHFRNHGYHAAGGGKIFHTLQWTRGDSQNDPDAWDAYRGDPLDPISADWPRPRIIPDARAGISPGRPVGGRNLFGAQPLLVPDTQTGDHMVVDWAAEQLNAKHDKPLFLAVGLFRPHIPFEVPKKYFDMHPIDQITLPTTLDNDLDDARVPERQSWHRWVVKNRLWRKMMQGYLASISYTDHQLGRLLDALDASPIKENTIVVLWSDHGFHIGEKQNWEKFCLWDQTTRVPMFIHAPGVSADGQATRQPATLTDLYPTLCELAGLPIPSQCDGRSLVPQLKDPGRKRDRLSLTSYAFGPEPSHAVSDERYRYIRYDDGFEELYDLENDPNEFTNLASSEAHAETKARLAEGLPKATAPRREIPSDSKYNLRRTNN
- a CDS encoding sulfatase — its product is MISNKRPLPSLLFLACLAGGALYAGGDLLAAKPNVVFILADDLGWSDTTLFGTTKFYKTPNIERLAARGMTFTRAYSSSPLCSPTRASILTGRSPARTGITTPNCHLPKVILAAEATSTGPPHLKATSPNSVSRLKISYYTLAEMFKDNGYATAHFGKWHLGSAPYSPLEHGFDIDVPHWAGPGPAGSYVAPWRYPDFDPQTPDEHIEDRMASEAVTFLEQNQGQPFFLNYWMFSVHAPFDAKQALIDRYAKQIDPEDPQRSPTYAAMIESMDDAVGTLLDTLDRLKIADNTIIIFASDNGGNMYNQVDGTTATSNAPLRGGKATMYEGGIRGPAIVVQPGVVAASSRSDEVIQSSDFYPTLLEMLSIEKQSDQMFDGISIVPALQGESLDRDAIFTYFPHSPPVPEWMPPAVSVHQNDWKLIRIFHSGEEGKHRYKLFHLAEDIGEQHDLSAKHPERVQQMDALIEAFLVDTNAVRPQPNRRFDPAKYRPDLEGMGKLKNTAAKPAKKSAKPRGKPVAGWQPDGTCTLKRDGDALVLTSDGGDPYMIYGLPKPVSQQPLTLRFAMRSNSNGHGQIFWREQSVRPPFLAARSVTFEPEYDGETHEYAVEFTPSSPIDAVRIDPSTAAGKIQISNIRLTDRAGHVLHRFTP
- the dapB gene encoding 4-hydroxy-tetrahydrodipicolinate reductase, which codes for MTSSPPIQLAVHGAAGRMGRRVVALATADEAFQVIAAIDHQQHPLLGQDSGGLAGCDPNQVPLSATWPEECDAAIDFSLPIAVGSAVASCLQSKTPLVIATTGLSDETQAAIEEAVKQIPIVWAPSMSLAVNLTMKLAEQAAAALKNVPGGVDIEIIERHHRYKVDAPSGTALKFGELIAGQMDGETKHVHGREGETGQRSRHEIGYHAVRVGDNTGEHTIVYGMLGETLELRVASSNRDCYASGALAAARWIQGRPPGLYSMFDVLGLS